Genomic window (Bacillus sp. BGMRC 2118):
CACAGTCTCAAATGAGAATATGTCATTAGAAAAAGAATTAGTCAGTAAGGATATTATTGATGGCTATGTTGTAGAAACATATCAGGAATTTGAAGTATACCGTGATCAAGAGGGTGAAATCGTTCGTAGTATACCAACCTCAAACTATGATTATTTGAGATATCTTATCGCGAAACCAGAATAAATCAAAGATTGTAGTTTTGAGTAAAACCCCAATAGATACTTGTATACATAAAAGAGCCAATCAAAAAATATAAAATGTAACCGTTAGTGTTTAATCACTAATGGTTATTTCTACTTACATGAATAAAATCTTATGTTCCATGAAGCACTCGCTGTACTTACTGACAGAATGGCTGCCGCACTACAGCCTATTCGCTCCCTTAAATCCTCAGCGTATTCCTTCGCACAATGCTTACAAAGAGTATTTCCCCTTGAACTTGCTGCTTCCTCTTTTATCTATTGTGCAGATTTCTTTCCTTTTAGAATACTTGAAGTTGTAGAACAGTCATCATCGAAATAATGATAGAACTTACCAGATCTCATGATGAATACTTCATCACCTTGGTGTGCATTTATCACCTCCGTAATAGACTTTAAATTTTTATAGATTTTCTTTGATGTTTAGTTATTCAATATTCTTAAGCAGAGGAAAACTATTATTAAAATAAGATTTATTCTTACTCTATCAAATCGTTGAACCTTGTATAATATATTGAAGGAGTTTCGTATAAGGAGGTAAACAACCTAATATGGAAGAAATAAAAACTGCGATGTGCAATGCAAAGGCTTCTATAGTAGTATCTGGGTTTCGAATAACAAGAGAACAAGAGGAATTAGTAAAGTCCAAACTACTTGGATATATAAGCGAAGAAGAGTTTCTAAAGCGTGCATTTGCAAAGGTCAAGAAATAGAGAAGAAGCAATGAATTTATCAGGTATAGGAGATTAACATGAATACATCATACACGAAGGCTTATTTCGCTTTAATGGTTGGAATCATCACTGTGTCTGTGTCTGCTATTTTTGTAAGACTAGCAGATGCTCCATCTTCAGTTACTGCATTTTATCGTATGTTTTTTTCGGTTATGTTGATGGCGCCCATTTTCTTTCTTAAATACAAACATGAATTGAAGAGAATAAATAAGAGAGACTGGACTTATTCAATAATAGCTGGTTTCTTCTTAGCTTTACATTTTGTCTTATGGTTTGAATCACTTCGTTATACTTCTGTTGCAAGCTCAACAGTATTGGTCACTCTTCAACCTTTGTTTGCTTTCATCGGTACATATCTATTCTTCAAGGAAAAGTTGACCATACGTGCAGTGGTTAGTGGCCTGTTTGCTGTTTTGGGTAGTTTTGTTATTAGTTGGGGGGATTTTAGAATAAGTGGTCTTGCCCTTTGGGGAGATATACTTGCCCTTGTTGCCTGCTTATTAGTAACGGTTTACTTATTATTTGGTCAAGATGTTAGGAGTAGGCTTTCACTAATAAGTTATACATTTATCGTATATACAGTTAGTGCGATCACATTGTTTTTTTATGTACTCGTAAGTGGCGATTCATTTTTCTCATACAAGAATGAGCAATGGATGTATTTTGTCTTACTAGCTATTTTTCCAACGTTATTAGGACATACAATGTTTAACTATGCATTAAAGTGGGTGAGTACTTCCGTTATTTCCGTTACGATACTGCTAGAACCAGTAGGAGCATCAATATTGGCCTATTATCTATTAAATGAAAATATATACACTTATCAAGTAATTGGTGGAATCATAGTCATAATAGGAATATGTTTGTTTATGTTTTCAAATAGAAGAGATAATAGTCAAATAGAAAGTAAAGGAGCCTAGTGAATGTTCACTAGGCTATCGTATTGGATAGGTTATTAGCAAACATGGCAAAAACCATACCCATTATAAAGCAGAATATCATGGTTCCTCCGTTTACATTCCCTTTTTCATCACTTATCTTTATTGCTTCCCAGTATCCTCTTAGAAAAAGAAAGACAGACATAATAAAAGATAATAGCATCGTCAACTGGTAGATCATCACTTATCCTCCTCTATAAATGCTTCTAGTAAATCGTATGTACCTTACTAGAGAAATATGAACATATTTCTATTAAAAAAAT
Coding sequences:
- a CDS encoding DMT family transporter, giving the protein MNTSYTKAYFALMVGIITVSVSAIFVRLADAPSSVTAFYRMFFSVMLMAPIFFLKYKHELKRINKRDWTYSIIAGFFLALHFVLWFESLRYTSVASSTVLVTLQPLFAFIGTYLFFKEKLTIRAVVSGLFAVLGSFVISWGDFRISGLALWGDILALVACLLVTVYLLFGQDVRSRLSLISYTFIVYTVSAITLFFYVLVSGDSFFSYKNEQWMYFVLLAIFPTLLGHTMFNYALKWVSTSVISVTILLEPVGASILAYYLLNENIYTYQVIGGIIVIIGICLFMFSNRRDNSQIESKGA